One [Clostridium] saccharolyticum WM1 DNA segment encodes these proteins:
- a CDS encoding nucleoside hydrolase, whose translation MEKQKVILDCDPGHDDAVNILLAGKNSGIEVLGITVVAGNQSLEKTTKNALNICQYLGLNIPVYAGCGQPMIRDKQLLAGDIHGESGLDGPVFEPLKRKEEAEHGVQFIIRALMESDGDIILVPTGPLTNIAMAMRMEPRIIPKIKRIVLMGGCYQLGNVTPAAEFNIIADADAAHVVFTSGRPITMVGLDVTRKVLCYPQVVERMEKIGTPAARLFVDLMGHFNKSQKQVFGWEGGPLHDPVTIASILDPNLLVTKPMYTEVDIRSVQSYGRTNCDFFGYSHRAANADVAVDIDVDRFWDLIESGIRAYGS comes from the coding sequence ATGGAAAAACAGAAGGTTATCCTGGACTGCGATCCGGGACACGATGATGCGGTGAATATACTGCTGGCAGGAAAAAACAGCGGGATTGAAGTACTGGGGATTACCGTGGTGGCAGGAAACCAGTCTCTTGAAAAAACCACGAAAAATGCCTTGAATATCTGCCAGTATTTAGGGCTTAATATTCCGGTCTATGCCGGCTGCGGACAGCCTATGATCCGGGATAAACAGCTCCTTGCAGGAGATATCCATGGAGAAAGCGGCCTTGACGGTCCGGTCTTTGAACCGCTAAAGAGGAAGGAAGAGGCGGAGCATGGGGTACAGTTTATAATCCGCGCTCTGATGGAGTCAGATGGTGATATTATTCTGGTGCCGACAGGCCCCTTGACCAATATTGCCATGGCAATGAGAATGGAACCACGTATCATACCAAAAATAAAAAGAATTGTTCTCATGGGTGGCTGCTATCAGCTGGGGAATGTAACACCGGCTGCTGAGTTCAATATCATAGCCGATGCCGATGCTGCTCATGTGGTATTTACCAGCGGACGTCCGATTACCATGGTAGGGCTTGATGTGACACGGAAGGTGCTCTGTTATCCCCAGGTGGTAGAACGGATGGAAAAGATCGGAACCCCGGCAGCGCGTCTGTTTGTGGATCTTATGGGCCACTTTAATAAGAGCCAAAAGCAGGTTTTCGGCTGGGAGGGAGGGCCTCTTCATGACCCGGTGACCATTGCTTCCATTCTTGATCCCAACCTTCTGGTGACGAAACCCATGTATACGGAAGTGGATATCAGAAGCGTACAAAGCTATGGCAGGACGAATTGTGACTTCTTTGGATACAGCCACAGAGCTGCCAACGCCGATGTGGCGGTGGATATTGATGTAGACCGTTTCTGGGATCTGATCGAGTCGGGGATTAGGGCCTATGGCTCATGA
- a CDS encoding ABC transporter permease, whose product MELGKIFSVSLIYATFRSATPIIYAALCAAITQQADILNIGTEGIMLTGAFAAVAVSYLTGSWALGVAVAMIAGLIMAMIMAVGHIRYKAEICAIGMGINLFALAITKFLLNSVLGKSGTFSEPGIIAIPRVSLPFLAKVPFLKEIFDNWCITEWFVIVLIVLVWFIFYKTVWGLRLRAVGQFPMAAQTAGINVNSMKYRAIAISGLIGGLAGAHLSLGYSKMFTENMTNARGFMGVAAMYFGGAHPILTAAGCLVFGLTDSIGARLQAYGVPSQLVLLMPYVVTIATLAVSMASKLSREKKKKSALAKA is encoded by the coding sequence ATGGAATTAGGAAAAATTTTCAGTGTATCCTTGATATATGCAACCTTTCGTTCTGCCACGCCTATTATTTACGCGGCATTGTGTGCAGCCATTACCCAGCAGGCGGATATTTTGAATATCGGAACAGAAGGGATCATGCTGACCGGTGCATTTGCGGCAGTAGCGGTCAGCTATTTAACCGGGAGCTGGGCCCTTGGAGTGGCAGTCGCCATGATAGCAGGTCTTATTATGGCCATGATCATGGCAGTGGGCCATATCCGATATAAAGCGGAGATCTGCGCCATTGGCATGGGAATCAATTTATTTGCACTGGCCATCACCAAGTTTCTTTTAAACAGCGTATTGGGAAAAAGCGGTACCTTTTCAGAACCCGGGATCATTGCGATCCCCAGGGTCAGCCTTCCGTTTCTGGCCAAGGTTCCGTTTTTAAAGGAAATTTTTGATAACTGGTGCATTACCGAATGGTTTGTCATTGTACTGATTGTTCTGGTCTGGTTTATATTTTATAAAACGGTCTGGGGCCTTCGTCTTCGGGCAGTGGGCCAGTTTCCCATGGCGGCCCAGACGGCAGGAATCAATGTAAATTCCATGAAATACCGGGCCATTGCCATATCGGGTCTGATCGGAGGACTGGCAGGTGCCCATTTATCCCTGGGATACAGCAAAATGTTTACGGAGAATATGACCAATGCCAGGGGATTTATGGGAGTTGCAGCCATGTATTTCGGAGGAGCCCACCCAATCCTGACTGCGGCCGGATGTCTGGTATTCGGATTAACCGATTCCATAGGTGCCAGGCTTCAGGCTTACGGGGTGCCGTCTCAGCTTGTGCTTTTAATGCCTTATGTGGTGACCATTGCCACACTGGCAGTGTCCATGGCATCGAAGCTGTCAAGGGAAAAGAAGAAAAAGAGTGCTTTGGCAAAAGCTTAA
- a CDS encoding ABC transporter permease, producing MNVAVKSIKKILLTMLLALAIGALFILFIGENPLEAYGALLRGAFNGKLKIGTTLASFTPLLLTSCAFAVAAKAGAFNVGVEGEVFLGGIAAAYIGINWTFLPAPILLIACFLGAMTVAALWALIPAVLKAYYRVSEVCVTILMNSVALYITSYLVSGPMSAGVANAQSLPVTVNLPQFMKPSSVNAGLFIAMITVVLMIWILNKTTFGYKVKTVGTNPDHAEYVGISPKKIFIQSMMLSGALGGMAGCIEVLGVHGYFLNNFAAGLGSNGMLASLIVKNNLVFAPFVSFFLAVLKSGAMGMQQSTGVPKSIVDTITAVFIIVATMELLFQFKDKKNKKEKSK from the coding sequence ATGAATGTAGCGGTAAAAAGCATAAAGAAAATTTTACTTACTATGCTGCTTGCATTGGCGATCGGGGCCTTATTTATTCTTTTTATCGGGGAAAATCCCCTGGAAGCCTATGGGGCTCTGCTGCGGGGAGCCTTTAACGGAAAGCTTAAGATCGGCACCACCCTGGCCAGTTTTACGCCTCTTCTCCTTACCTCCTGTGCCTTTGCCGTAGCGGCAAAAGCCGGAGCATTTAACGTAGGAGTGGAAGGGGAAGTATTTCTGGGAGGAATAGCTGCCGCATATATCGGGATCAACTGGACGTTTCTTCCGGCTCCTATTCTATTAATCGCCTGCTTTCTGGGAGCAATGACAGTGGCGGCATTGTGGGCCCTTATTCCGGCAGTGCTGAAGGCCTATTACAGAGTAAGCGAGGTTTGTGTGACCATACTCATGAACAGCGTGGCCCTGTACATAACCTCCTATCTGGTCAGCGGCCCCATGAGTGCAGGCGTTGCCAATGCCCAGTCTCTGCCTGTGACGGTGAACCTGCCTCAGTTTATGAAACCCAGCAGTGTCAACGCAGGACTTTTCATTGCCATGATCACAGTGGTTCTGATGATCTGGATCTTAAACAAGACAACCTTCGGATATAAGGTAAAAACAGTGGGAACCAACCCGGATCATGCAGAATATGTGGGCATCAGTCCTAAAAAGATTTTCATACAGTCCATGATGTTAAGCGGAGCATTGGGCGGGATGGCCGGATGCATTGAGGTTTTGGGAGTTCATGGATATTTTTTGAACAATTTTGCAGCCGGGCTTGGTTCCAATGGTATGCTGGCCTCCCTGATCGTTAAAAACAATCTGGTTTTTGCGCCTTTTGTTTCCTTTTTCCTTGCAGTGTTAAAATCAGGAGCCATGGGGATGCAGCAAAGTACCGGAGTGCCAAAATCGATTGTTGACACCATAACAGCCGTTTTCATTATTGTGGCCACCATGGAGCTTTTGTTTCAGTTTAAAGATAAGAAAAATAAAAAGGAAAAGAGCAAATAG
- a CDS encoding ABC transporter ATP-binding protein, with the protein MKDIVKSFGNVHAVKSGQFTLKKGEIHSLIGENGAGKSTMMKLLYGMYPIDEGNLRIHGENIPSITPKIAIEKGIGMVHQEFMLVNELTVLENIILGFEPRHGITIDFDKARKTVEQYISQYGMDIQLGKRINQISVGEAQRVEIIKTLTRGANVIILDEPTAVLTPQETRQLFVILQNLRKDGKSLVFISHKLNEVMEISDRISVMRQGNYIGSVNKEETSPSELAKMMIGREVFLNMEKTQAKPGEKVLEVKDVWVSGEKEISKIRGVSLDVREGEIVGIAGIDGNGQSELIEAITGLRQVEKGSVLLDGKDITNLSPKKIRKGGLSHIPEDRNTRGLNRSMSIKENLIAVSVSEPPFCRGLVQNQKDMLEYAKKLSEVFDIRPRDPEISTQSLSGGNAQKVVVAREVSIGGKLLVASQPTRGVDIGAIESIRKILQEVKSKGMGVLLISADLEEILSLSDRIVVMHEGRITGRLKAEEANEDNLGLLMMGGAGPAEERGSTT; encoded by the coding sequence ATGAAGGACATTGTAAAGTCATTCGGAAACGTTCATGCAGTAAAGAGCGGGCAGTTCACTTTAAAAAAGGGGGAAATCCATTCCCTGATCGGAGAGAACGGAGCCGGAAAATCCACCATGATGAAGCTGCTTTACGGCATGTATCCCATTGATGAAGGAAATCTCCGGATTCATGGAGAGAATATCCCGTCGATCACTCCTAAAATTGCCATTGAAAAAGGAATCGGAATGGTCCATCAGGAATTTATGCTGGTCAATGAACTGACGGTATTGGAAAATATAATTTTGGGGTTTGAACCCCGTCATGGAATTACCATTGATTTTGATAAGGCCAGAAAAACGGTGGAACAGTATATCAGCCAGTATGGAATGGATATCCAGCTTGGTAAAAGGATCAATCAGATATCAGTGGGTGAGGCACAAAGGGTGGAGATCATTAAAACCTTAACCAGGGGAGCCAATGTGATCATTCTGGATGAGCCTACGGCGGTCTTAACACCCCAGGAAACCAGGCAGCTATTTGTGATCCTTCAGAATTTAAGAAAAGATGGGAAATCCCTGGTGTTTATCTCCCATAAGTTAAATGAGGTCATGGAGATCTCTGACCGCATCAGTGTCATGCGTCAGGGAAATTATATCGGAAGCGTAAATAAGGAAGAAACTTCCCCGTCAGAGCTTGCAAAAATGATGATCGGAAGGGAAGTATTTTTAAATATGGAAAAGACCCAGGCAAAGCCGGGGGAAAAGGTTTTGGAAGTAAAAGATGTTTGGGTTTCCGGAGAAAAGGAAATCTCAAAGATCCGCGGGGTATCACTGGATGTCAGGGAAGGAGAGATCGTAGGCATAGCCGGAATTGACGGAAACGGGCAAAGTGAGCTGATTGAGGCGATCACAGGACTCCGTCAGGTGGAAAAAGGATCCGTGCTCCTGGACGGAAAGGATATAACAAACTTAAGCCCGAAGAAGATCCGGAAAGGCGGCCTGTCCCATATCCCGGAAGACCGCAACACGAGAGGCTTAAACCGGTCCATGAGCATCAAGGAAAATCTCATAGCCGTTTCAGTCAGTGAACCGCCCTTTTGCCGGGGACTGGTACAAAACCAAAAGGATATGCTGGAATATGCAAAGAAACTGTCTGAAGTTTTTGACATCCGTCCCAGGGACCCGGAGATATCCACCCAGTCCCTGTCAGGCGGTAATGCACAAAAGGTAGTGGTTGCAAGAGAAGTTTCCATTGGGGGGAAGCTTCTGGTTGCATCCCAGCCTACCAGAGGTGTTGACATCGGTGCCATTGAATCCATCCGGAAAATTCTTCAGGAAGTCAAATCCAAGGGAATGGGTGTTTTGCTGATTTCCGCCGACTTAGAGGAGATTCTGTCTCTTTCAGACCGGATTGTTGTCATGCATGAGGGCAGGATAACAGGAAGGCTGAAAGCAGAGGAGGCAAACGAAGATAACCTGGGATTACTGATGATGGGCGGAGCCGGGCCGGCTGAGGAAAGGGGAAGCACAACATGA
- a CDS encoding BMP family lipoprotein — protein MKKRFWSILVTAALAVSLTGCSGGAGAGKETGKTAETTAETTAQAASENGTAKEKAGAGKRVCIVYSGNLGDKSYNDSCNEGAKEAAADYGVEIKNLEGTSAEEWEANFLSACEDGYDLVICSSSNFEEYMKEHCASYPDVKFAIIDTTVEGDNIVSISFAQNQGSFLAGAAAAMFTQKTDIEGVNPDKIIGWVGGMDIPVLHDFFTGYEQGAKYIDPDIKVLQSFAGTWNDPLKGKELTLAQFDQGADIVMNVASGTGPGILEGAKEAGKYAIGVDLNQDNDQPGSVLTSMVKRVDTACYLAIQSVVEGTFKGNSTSYLTIKEEGVGLTDFSVMKEHLGDKFPEDIVEKVKELEEKIVSGEIVVENYTGFGANK, from the coding sequence ATGAAAAAAAGATTTTGGAGCATTCTGGTGACGGCAGCGCTGGCAGTATCGCTGACCGGCTGTTCCGGCGGTGCAGGAGCAGGGAAAGAGACTGGGAAAACAGCTGAAACAACGGCTGAGACGACGGCACAGGCCGCATCAGAGAATGGGACAGCAAAGGAAAAGGCAGGAGCCGGAAAAAGGGTATGTATTGTGTATTCCGGAAACTTAGGGGACAAGTCCTATAATGATTCCTGCAATGAGGGAGCAAAAGAGGCTGCCGCGGATTATGGAGTAGAAATTAAAAATCTTGAGGGAACATCCGCAGAGGAATGGGAAGCAAACTTTTTATCCGCCTGCGAGGACGGTTATGATCTTGTAATCTGCTCTTCCTCTAATTTTGAAGAGTACATGAAAGAACATTGTGCCAGCTATCCTGATGTGAAATTTGCCATCATTGACACCACGGTGGAAGGCGATAACATTGTATCCATCAGCTTTGCACAGAATCAGGGTTCATTTCTTGCTGGTGCGGCAGCAGCGATGTTTACCCAGAAAACAGACATTGAAGGGGTAAACCCGGACAAGATCATTGGCTGGGTAGGAGGAATGGATATTCCGGTTCTACATGATTTCTTTACTGGATATGAGCAGGGAGCAAAGTACATAGACCCGGATATCAAGGTTCTTCAATCCTTTGCAGGAACATGGAATGATCCGTTAAAGGGCAAGGAGCTGACTCTGGCCCAGTTTGATCAGGGAGCGGACATCGTAATGAACGTAGCCTCCGGTACAGGCCCTGGAATTTTAGAAGGAGCCAAGGAAGCAGGAAAATATGCCATAGGTGTGGATTTAAACCAGGATAATGACCAGCCGGGAAGCGTGCTGACTTCTATGGTAAAGCGTGTGGACACAGCCTGCTATCTGGCAATCCAGTCCGTGGTAGAAGGTACGTTTAAAGGAAATTCCACTTCTTATCTGACCATAAAGGAAGAAGGCGTGGGCCTGACTGATTTCAGCGTGATGAAAGAGCATCTGGGTGATAAATTCCCCGAAGACATTGTGGAAAAAGTAAAAGAGCTGGAAGAGAAAATCGTTTCGGGAGAAATTGTCGTAGAGAATTATACCGGTTTCGGTGCAAATAAATAG